A segment of the Echinicola strongylocentroti genome:
AAAGTTGGAATTTAGTGTAAAACTCAACCTGATCTGCCGGAGGTGCCATATTGGAGATCCCTCCAAAAGCCTCTATGATGGCATTATAAACTGGAATGGAAGTCGGCAGGATTACCTGAAAGGCCATCAGACTCAAGACCGTGGCACCAATAAATATCCAAAACTCCCGAGAGTAAACAGAAGCTTCCCTTTCAGAACTTGGAATGTCTTTCCAGGCCCTGACAGAAAAGAAAATCGCTACAAACAGGAAAAAGAACAGGTAAATCAGCAATTGGCCCGAAAGGCCCAAATCCGTAAAGGAGTGTACGGAAGTGTCTCCCAACACACCACTTCTCACCAAGAATGTAGCATAAAGCACTAAAATAAACTGCGTAATTACTAAAACGATGGAAGTCTTCAGGGCGGTGCTACTTTTCTTAAAGGTGATCATGGTGTGGATAGATGCCACAATGATCAGCCAAGGGACATAGGAGGCATTTTCCACTGGATCCCAGTTCCAATAGCCCCCAAAGTTCAAGGTGACATAAGCCCAATAAGCCCCCATGATGATGCCCATACCCAAAATGGAAGCGGAGAAAATAGTCCAAGGAAGTGCTGGCCTGATCCATTCTTTGTAGCGCCCTGTCCACAGCCCTGCCATCAAGTACGCAAAAGGCACAAGTGTAGAAGCATAGCCCAAGAAAAGTGTCGGAGGATGGATCACCATCCAGATATTTTGCAAGAGCGGGTTAAGACCAGTGCCATCTTCGGGAACGAAATCAGGGTTCATTTGGAAAATGGGCGCATTGGCCACATCCCTCAAGAGAATAAAAGGGGAACTACCGATCTTCAAATCACCAATCACCACACCTAGGATCATGGAGACCAAGAACGCTTGCACCAACGAAAACACCACCATAACAGGGCCTTCCCACGACTTGTTGGTGTGAATCAAGAACAAGCCCAACAGGACATCCCAAAATATCCAAAGGATAAAACTCCCTTCTTGCCCTTCCCAGAAACTGGAAATCATATAATGCACCGGCAGTGCTTCGGAGGAGTGAGAATAGGCGTAGAAATATTCGAAACGGTGATTATAAATTATATTAAAAAGGATCACGCCAATGGATACGGCGGATACCGCATGGATATAAAAGAAAATTCTGCTGAATTTTCTCCAAGAGGCCTTTTCCGTTTCGGGTACTATGGTGTATTGATAATAGGACCAAGCGGTGATGATCGCACTAACAAAAGCCAAGATCACCATGAAATGGCCCAGGTTACCAATAAAGGTATTAATCATAATTTTTTACATAAATCAGGTTGAGCAATGGGACAGGTCAGTTATTTCTTGGACGCGGTAACCTCTCTAAATTCGTTGTCCTGGTATTTTGATGGGCACTTCATCAGGATCTTGTCGGCAACAAACATCTGATCGGTCTTATACGCACCGATAACCACGACTTGTTCCGATCTGGTAAAATCAGCGGGAACAGGTTCGTTATAATACACTTGCTGTTCGGTACCGTCATTATCTACCATGGTAAAGGTAAAGGAGGTTTTGTCCTCGCCTACTTCCAGTCCAGTGACGGTGCCACGGCTGTCCTTTTTTAAGTGGCCGACCACATGGATAGGGTCTTCATCTCCATTACTGGCCATTTCCTTTGCAGTAGAGAAGCTTTCGTAAGAGCTGGCATCTCCTATAGAGGAAATAATGATGACGATCGCCACCGCGATAATTCCAAGACCGATGATATGTCCTTTTTTCATGAGTTGTTTACGTTAATCAGCGGATGGTATTCCGCAGATGGATGTACTTAGAAACCTTACGCAAATCCCAAGGGGAGGTTTGCTCAGTTTCTAAATTCTTTTTCAAGTCGGGACAGTTTTTTGTCTGTACCTATAAGGTAAACCAAAATTCCTCCCATAACAATTCCAATTACGCCCACTAGCACGTAGATTTTTCCATTGGACCGCATCTCGTCGGCCATGTCTACACTATAGTTTTCGTAATCTTCGGTATTGATTTCTTTCTTTTCCTGCCCCATCACCTGTAGGCTGATAAACAGCAGGAAAACCACTAGCCACTTTTGCATTTGCTATTGATTGATAAGTTTATCTTCTATTATTCTTTCCAGTCGCTTGGCCCTGATGCGGAGGCTTGCCAACCACACTCCCAGCAAAGTCCAAGCGATGATCGCCGGGTAGAAGACCATTCGGAGATTGCTGTCAAGGTCATAGGCATTAAAGCCCGGGTTACCACCATTTCCTGGATGAAGGCTGTCCGTAAGCCGCGGCAACACAAAAATCAACGGGATAAATGCAGCAAACGCAAAAATATTATAAACAGCGCCGATCCTGGCACGTTGGTGGACATCCACTAGGGAGTTTCTAAGGATGAGGTAGGCAAAATAAATGAGCAAACCAATGGCTGCTGCATTCTGCTTGGGATCACCACTCCAATAATCTCCCCAAGTAAACTTGGCCCATAGCATGCCGGTTATGATCCCTAACACACCGAACAGGATCGCTGCATTGGTAAATTCTATAGCGATGTCATCGTCTTGCAGGTTTCCTGACCTTAAATACTTCACACTATAAATGACCGCCACCACCAACATAATGATCATGCCAAACCACATGGTCACATGAAAATGAAGGGCCCGGATGGTTTCATTGAGAATGGGTAATCTAGGTGCTTCGAAGAGAAGGCCGGCGATGATCGTGTAAGCTAAGAGAATGACCGCCAATACTTTCCACCAATTTGCTCGCATGGTTATTACTTTGCTATTGTGGTGCAAAAGTAAGGTATAACTTCTTCATTTTCGACCTTTTCATCAAAAAGTTGACCGGCGGCGATTGTTTAGGCATCCTAAGGGATAAATTTTCTCCCTTCGCATACCCCTCGGTCCCCTAAAAGGGGAGGAGCCCGCGCTCGGTGTACGGTAAACTGTAAGCGGTAACCAGCGGCCGATTCAATGGTGAGTTGACGTTAGACAGTGGGCAGTCTTCCAATAAAAAACGCCAAGCCCTCTTAATAGAATGTAGAGTTCTTGGCGCTTTAGGTTTTAGCAGGATAAAACTG
Coding sequences within it:
- the ccsA gene encoding cytochrome c biogenesis protein CcsA translates to MINTFIGNLGHFMVILAFVSAIITAWSYYQYTIVPETEKASWRKFSRIFFYIHAVSAVSIGVILFNIIYNHRFEYFYAYSHSSEALPVHYMISSFWEGQEGSFILWIFWDVLLGLFLIHTNKSWEGPVMVVFSLVQAFLVSMILGVVIGDLKIGSSPFILLRDVANAPIFQMNPDFVPEDGTGLNPLLQNIWMVIHPPTLFLGYASTLVPFAYLMAGLWTGRYKEWIRPALPWTIFSASILGMGIIMGAYWAYVTLNFGGYWNWDPVENASYVPWLIIVASIHTMITFKKSSTALKTSIVLVITQFILVLYATFLVRSGVLGDTSVHSFTDLGLSGQLLIYLFFFLFVAIFFSVRAWKDIPSSEREASVYSREFWIFIGATVLSLMAFQVILPTSIPVYNAIIEAFGGISNMAPPADQVEFYTKFQLWFGVVVALLTAVGQFFWWKKMDKAALKSALVTPYIISLLLSAIIISLAQVWNITYMIIVMAGTFTVVANATILTKLLRKSTFKLAGGSLAHIGIGLMLIGIMFSSGYSDTVSINMSGLTYKRDWEDELNKENVLLWVNQPLQMKDYEVVYRGRHKKLEGVPGYVSVRKLEMTGQQNKAIALEDIVIDEETYHKKGDEVDIVLEENSYFEIEYYQDQQLQFTLFPMSQPNPTMGLISSPDSKHYLNKDLYTHISAINSYDDPEWGEDKEYKATPGEQFHLGDYVTTFEGGEVVENVDGVELKEGDVAVKANLVVQDHDRQIRLEPIFLIRGNQVGRIPVTNHDLGIKVQVDNISPESNQFIFTVNSHQKDYVVMKALVKPYINVLWMGTIVMLMGFAVAIYRRYDEFVKMRDKGLE
- a CDS encoding cytochrome c biogenesis protein — its product is MHHNSKVITMRANWWKVLAVILLAYTIIAGLLFEAPRLPILNETIRALHFHVTMWFGMIIMLVVAVIYSVKYLRSGNLQDDDIAIEFTNAAILFGVLGIITGMLWAKFTWGDYWSGDPKQNAAAIGLLIYFAYLILRNSLVDVHQRARIGAVYNIFAFAAFIPLIFVLPRLTDSLHPGNGGNPGFNAYDLDSNLRMVFYPAIIAWTLLGVWLASLRIRAKRLERIIEDKLINQ
- a CDS encoding cytochrome c maturation protein CcmE domain-containing protein, which codes for MKKGHIIGLGIIAVAIVIIISSIGDASSYESFSTAKEMASNGDEDPIHVVGHLKKDSRGTVTGLEVGEDKTSFTFTMVDNDGTEQQVYYNEPVPADFTRSEQVVVIGAYKTDQMFVADKILMKCPSKYQDNEFREVTASKK
- a CDS encoding CcmD family protein codes for the protein MQKWLVVFLLFISLQVMGQEKKEINTEDYENYSVDMADEMRSNGKIYVLVGVIGIVMGGILVYLIGTDKKLSRLEKEFRN